A single region of the Enterococcus mundtii genome encodes:
- a CDS encoding ABC transporter ATP-binding protein, translating into MLKLDGISKTFNHHEVLKEINVSIAKGEIVSILGASGSGKTTLLNIILGLEQPTNGQLLYDGEDITKQVMEKRPFNIVFQDYALFPNLSAYENLVYGLRKQKNITSKEELQELIDLLDLNDHLDKRIHQLSGGQKQRVALGRTLVMKPQVLLLDEPLSALDGVIKESIKERIQLIAKKLNLTTIIVTHDPEEALTLSDKIMVLKDGRIAQYSTPKEIVTNTMEPFVQAFIVDQLKIKRRNIERIFTQATGVVHEKVVRFS; encoded by the coding sequence ATGTTAAAGCTAGATGGTATTAGTAAGACGTTTAATCATCATGAAGTTTTAAAAGAAATCAATGTATCGATCGCTAAAGGTGAGATCGTTTCGATACTCGGTGCTTCGGGTTCAGGAAAAACAACTTTATTGAATATCATCCTTGGATTGGAGCAACCAACAAATGGTCAACTACTTTATGATGGCGAAGATATCACAAAACAGGTCATGGAAAAACGACCATTTAATATTGTCTTTCAGGACTATGCTTTATTCCCTAACCTAAGTGCCTATGAAAACTTGGTGTACGGGTTGCGAAAACAAAAAAATATCACTTCCAAAGAAGAATTGCAAGAATTGATCGATCTATTGGATTTGAATGATCATTTGGATAAACGCATCCACCAACTATCTGGCGGGCAAAAACAACGGGTGGCATTAGGTCGGACTCTGGTGATGAAACCCCAAGTATTGTTACTTGATGAGCCCTTAAGTGCATTGGACGGTGTCATCAAAGAATCGATCAAAGAACGTATCCAATTGATTGCTAAAAAACTGAACTTAACGACGATCATCGTTACGCATGATCCAGAAGAGGCATTGACCCTTTCTGATAAAATCATGGTTTTGAAAGATGGTCGAATCGCACAATACAGTACACCAAAAGAAATCGTGACGAATACGATGGAACCCTTTGTACAGGCATTTATTGTCGATCAGCTAAAAATCAAACGACGTAATATTGAACGGATCTTTACTCAAGCAACCGGCGTAGTTCATGAAAAAGTGGTTCGCTTCTCATGA
- a CDS encoding 1-deoxy-D-xylulose-5-phosphate synthase has protein sequence MLLKQIKGPQDLKKLKQEELQQVVEEARAALLQKISQYGGHNGPNLGVVEMTVALHYVFDSPKDQFVFDVSHQTYVHKMLTGRAQAFLDQAHYQEVSGYTNPLESEHDLFTIGHTSTSLSLANGLAKARDLKNEKNNVVVVIGDGSLSGGLAYEGLNNISELGTNTIIIVNDNDQSIAENHGGLYKNLKELRETNGQATNNFFKALGLDYRYLDAGNHLAALIELFEEVKDQKEPVVLHIHTVKGKGFSFAEENREKFHAGGPFSLETGEYLRSKGAETYSGLTTDFLLRKMADDPTVVAVNAGTPMILFTPEQRQQVGAQFVDVGIAEEHAATMTAGLAKGGVKPVWAVHSPFLQRSYDQISHDLALNRLSGTILVTLASVNGMNDESHLGIFDIPFLSHIPNLVYLAPTTKEEYLAMLEWTIDQTDRLVAIRVPVGPITSYGKVDRTDYSQLYKNKVIQKGEKVAIIGVGNFYGLAEEVAVELKKHLQLTATVINPAFISGLDTELLDELKDTHDIVVTLEDGLLEGGYGQMVAGYLGDATIRVQTYGLDKAFHDRYEASELLAENGLTVENIVKNIKETLAEQR, from the coding sequence ATGTTATTAAAACAAATAAAAGGTCCTCAAGATCTAAAGAAATTGAAGCAAGAAGAGCTTCAACAAGTGGTAGAGGAAGCACGTGCCGCGTTATTGCAAAAAATCAGCCAATATGGTGGACATAATGGCCCCAATCTAGGCGTTGTTGAAATGACGGTAGCGCTACATTATGTGTTCGATTCACCAAAAGATCAATTTGTTTTTGATGTCTCACACCAAACCTATGTGCATAAAATGTTGACAGGAAGAGCGCAAGCGTTTTTGGACCAAGCACATTATCAGGAAGTCTCAGGTTACACGAACCCATTAGAGAGTGAACATGATCTCTTTACGATCGGACATACATCGACTTCATTGTCTTTAGCAAATGGTTTAGCTAAGGCGAGAGATTTAAAAAACGAAAAAAATAATGTCGTTGTAGTGATTGGCGATGGGTCTTTATCGGGAGGTTTAGCCTATGAAGGTTTGAATAATATTTCTGAACTAGGCACCAATACGATCATTATCGTCAATGATAATGACCAGTCGATCGCAGAAAATCATGGAGGACTTTACAAAAATCTCAAAGAGCTAAGGGAAACGAATGGTCAGGCCACGAACAATTTCTTTAAAGCATTAGGACTTGATTATCGCTATCTTGACGCAGGTAATCATTTAGCTGCTTTGATCGAGTTATTCGAAGAAGTAAAAGATCAAAAAGAGCCAGTTGTGTTGCATATCCATACCGTCAAAGGAAAAGGTTTCTCCTTTGCAGAAGAAAATCGCGAAAAGTTCCATGCGGGTGGACCGTTTAGTCTCGAAACAGGTGAGTATCTGCGATCGAAAGGAGCAGAAACCTATAGCGGTCTAACAACAGACTTCTTATTGCGCAAAATGGCGGATGATCCAACAGTTGTGGCAGTAAATGCAGGCACACCGATGATTTTATTTACACCGGAACAACGTCAACAAGTTGGCGCACAATTTGTTGATGTAGGGATTGCCGAAGAACATGCGGCGACGATGACTGCTGGTTTAGCTAAAGGCGGGGTAAAACCTGTATGGGCAGTCCATTCACCATTTTTACAAAGAAGTTACGATCAAATTTCTCATGACTTAGCGTTGAATCGTTTATCAGGTACGATCCTCGTGACACTTGCTTCTGTAAACGGAATGAATGATGAAAGTCATTTAGGGATCTTTGATATTCCATTTTTGAGTCATATCCCAAATCTAGTCTACTTAGCACCGACAACTAAAGAAGAATACTTAGCGATGCTTGAATGGACGATCGATCAAACGGATCGATTAGTGGCAATCCGCGTACCAGTCGGCCCAATCACTTCTTATGGTAAAGTAGATCGAACAGATTACAGTCAGTTATATAAGAACAAAGTCATCCAAAAAGGCGAAAAAGTAGCAATCATTGGTGTAGGTAATTTTTATGGTTTGGCAGAAGAAGTCGCTGTTGAATTGAAGAAACATCTCCAACTAACTGCTACGGTGATCAATCCAGCGTTCATCTCTGGTTTAGATACTGAATTACTGGATGAACTTAAAGATACGCACGATATAGTAGTAACACTTGAAGATGGTCTCTTGGAAGGTGGCTACGGTCAAATGGTCGCTGGCTATTTAGGAGATGCAACGATTCGTGTACAAACTTACGGCTTAGATAAAGCTTTTCATGATCGCTATGAAGCATCAGAACTATTAGCGGAAAATGGGCTGACAGTAGAGAATATCGTGAAAAATATTAAAGAAACACTTGCCGAGCAACGATAA
- a CDS encoding InlB B-repeat-containing protein: MTHFYKKQSLHIIVIILLLFSSLGNSISVIAETTKESTAGQISESTDDDSPTENDELSREVPVESGDAQKTYASEEKTQGDKGVIKLDPGLRNVPNLLTSLDHHFITRFLQGNANAPGRTQFPTTYANFFANDSRARVSWNGSDQLGNRIGDKIEGTVNLPRQYLYRDSANDSIGSLLQAGVSFYSMPIRNDYQFGNAVIEHNQGDFLITVRESSPYNIKSAVVSPPTDVREGVLADFHEFSIVVERIRAASITSARTNSFTIDLDWIFNTYFYMRTLPAHAYYPNYTATVRQAIRGSFTELPITLQTLTLGRSPEAESAGNPTAGETTLQMGQTTTVTAAAPATGYQFAGFDVSGTGSSITNVNIVNRTGTFTMGSQNATVTACYELSNRNLTLAHSPQAGSASNSDAPTTTLVVGATTTVTAGVPSPGYRFAGFNVTGNGTITNVDLANRTATFTMGTENATVTAEYASTIIRNADDLGKFLRSESPYDANDQTYTIEPESNQTIDMSGEGDFSGRSQFSGHLIGNGTIIKNLSLVDSGVSLGLIQTLNGGNLSRIENLKLEGVLVNDTRTRSNVAGIIGQVVSSKSVELENITLDENSQITASQPDGSAGLIGNNQGSALIKNSEVSGTLHSNTANGLMGGLVGKNDGSLTIESSLSRVTFTGGGSYTLNIGGLVGETSSEVTITDSVSESQTAINSLSGTYRGGMIGRVTFSGDVTIQRSINASDMRGSSSYVGGFIGRMSGTAKIEESYHNGHVQGSTSLGTAGFIGMTEGNGALGIVDSYSIGSSNSNGVIGINQLTDRVTLSQLFVAGFTGGQPITSDTMGITTTNVYYDSSTTNKSTTTGVGEAKTTLELIESTTIALGFGSRWRTDFSVAQRTNKTYPYLSWQTQNTQPSMFFDSIDPMVDRQVTGNQVSVTLDLQNEPLKLFNPYSSGLAGEATAGTFTFNRGSIARVSIGVINQQGVVGFTARRMSLTLARDPLAGSAADPNADQTNFIEGETTMIQAAEANTGYRFVGFSVTGTGSTVTNVDQKNRTATFTMGTEDATVTANYVQTVIRTSEDLSRFLNSQAPFDPDDENYSIEPEDGIAIDMANAGTFSGRQGYGGKLIGNHAVIKNLTLTSGEIDLAFIRSVGNDSLRIENLTFENLRVTNTREQSYTNYTAGVIAQIGTGNIVELENIRMDSNSSIVSNQSNGSGAFIGENNGQLTITNSQASSNLHSNTSNGLLGGLVGRTTGVLTINHASSKVNFTGGNNYTLNLGGLVGEVSGTVTIIDTHSETRSTVNSLTASYRGGLIGYVTENGQVQIERSINSSDLRSGNSYAGGFVGRLAGNVTINESYHNGYILGNVTSGSGGFVGKIEGNAQLVMTDNYSVGSSNAQGVIGAISATATAKLTNLFVAGFTAGEPISNTTTGITASNVYFDATTTRKTTTNGAGEASSTIGLIDTAITELGFGEKWFTGFALGSNANRTYPYLRWQTNGAQTAEFFHSIQPEVDTAVSTNQVTVTLDLAGQPVRLFNPYQADLAGEITSGTFQINRNNAERFSIGVINEQGIIGFTGIGNYTDIQPKNQVLNYGYGETDYQAKDFVTVFKDQTETEDYDARFVSFPDSLNGQAARVEVSKNGTVLATIDVPVTYQFGHSLNVRGISFQGTDLRAATLSLNSDQTQIVATYNSALAGTSVHPYFGDDMYYQIRHYNQATVSSGPMNAQTPDFDFSVNGNQRLDTLNGFGTNRRLSVTKGDIVEIFHAEANGRLDNFQDNVVQSRISDNRSRYQITAKGFERINIDRLNPREQKTVLGMSREDMDRQVGRYLDISQYPTLKIEGFTQYPDTSKEGATIGKIVVSESLVNGETATWEYTVPFVVESDPAIHVTLPVRMAFDVLDDQVTSDDYEVVNHSTTTELTVSFHTKNDVELASTSNIVFLDSSEQETTSESMFLYLQRIGAAPSEKPLVGQASTFAGTQWAESVPSDSRMSLGFTGKYFGDTTQNNKVTGKLNLHLAAKIN, from the coding sequence ATGACTCATTTTTATAAGAAACAAAGTTTACATATTATTGTAATTATCTTGCTGCTTTTCTCGTCATTAGGAAATAGTATCAGTGTTATAGCAGAAACAACAAAAGAGAGCACTGCTGGACAAATAAGTGAATCAACAGATGATGATTCCCCAACAGAGAACGATGAACTTTCAAGAGAAGTACCTGTAGAGAGCGGGGACGCCCAAAAGACCTATGCTTCGGAAGAAAAGACCCAGGGGGATAAGGGGGTAATAAAATTAGATCCCGGTCTGCGGAATGTACCTAATTTACTCACGAGTCTAGATCATCATTTTATTACTAGATTTTTACAAGGCAATGCGAATGCACCCGGCCGTACGCAATTCCCAACGACATATGCTAATTTCTTTGCCAATGATAGCCGTGCAAGGGTATCGTGGAATGGTAGCGATCAATTAGGGAATAGGATAGGGGACAAGATTGAAGGCACGGTTAATTTGCCGAGGCAGTATTTGTATAGGGATAGCGCAAATGATAGTATAGGCTCGTTGTTACAAGCGGGGGTTTCTTTCTATTCGATGCCTATTCGAAATGACTATCAATTTGGAAATGCAGTTATTGAACATAACCAAGGGGACTTTTTAATTACAGTTCGAGAAAGCTCGCCGTACAATATAAAGTCGGCAGTTGTATCACCACCTACAGATGTTAGAGAGGGTGTATTGGCAGACTTTCATGAGTTTAGCATTGTTGTGGAACGAATTAGAGCTGCGTCAATTACTAGTGCACGAACCAATTCATTTACGATAGATCTAGATTGGATTTTTAATACGTACTTCTATATGAGAACCCTTCCTGCACATGCATATTATCCGAACTACACAGCGACAGTTCGTCAGGCAATTCGAGGGAGCTTTACTGAACTACCAATTACACTTCAAACATTGACCTTAGGACGTTCTCCGGAAGCAGAAAGTGCAGGAAACCCAACAGCGGGAGAGACAACTCTTCAAATGGGCCAAACAACAACAGTGACTGCAGCGGCTCCAGCGACGGGATATCAATTTGCAGGGTTTGATGTGAGTGGTACAGGAAGTTCGATCACGAATGTGAATATAGTTAATCGCACAGGCACATTTACTATGGGATCACAAAATGCGACCGTTACCGCATGTTATGAGTTGAGTAATCGAAACTTGACTCTGGCACATTCGCCACAGGCCGGAAGTGCAAGTAATTCAGATGCACCAACGACTACTCTAGTAGTAGGTGCAACGACGACAGTCACAGCAGGCGTACCTTCTCCTGGCTATCGTTTTGCTGGTTTCAATGTGACAGGTAATGGTACGATCACAAATGTTGATTTAGCAAATCGAACAGCAACCTTTACCATGGGAACTGAAAATGCGACAGTCACAGCAGAATACGCCTCAACGATTATCCGTAATGCCGATGATCTCGGAAAATTTTTACGAAGTGAGTCTCCTTATGATGCAAACGACCAGACTTACACGATCGAACCAGAATCAAATCAAACGATCGACATGTCAGGAGAAGGTGATTTTTCAGGACGTAGTCAATTTTCTGGTCATCTGATCGGAAATGGCACGATCATTAAAAATCTCTCATTAGTAGATTCCGGCGTTTCTCTTGGATTGATCCAAACGTTAAACGGTGGCAACCTTTCACGAATCGAGAACTTGAAGTTAGAAGGAGTACTCGTCAATGATACGAGGACGCGGTCTAACGTGGCTGGAATCATCGGTCAAGTAGTAAGCAGTAAGTCAGTTGAGCTTGAAAATATCACGCTCGATGAAAACAGTCAAATTACTGCTAGTCAACCCGATGGAAGTGCAGGATTGATCGGGAACAACCAAGGTTCAGCATTGATCAAAAACAGTGAGGTTTCAGGAACGTTACATTCCAACACAGCTAATGGACTAATGGGTGGACTCGTTGGTAAAAATGACGGTTCATTGACCATTGAGAGTAGTCTTTCTCGAGTTACTTTTACTGGTGGTGGTTCATATACATTAAATATCGGTGGACTAGTGGGCGAAACCAGCAGTGAGGTAACAATCACTGATTCTGTGAGTGAAAGCCAAACAGCAATCAATTCATTGAGCGGGACATATCGAGGTGGAATGATTGGTCGAGTGACCTTCTCAGGAGATGTCACGATCCAACGAAGTATCAATGCCAGTGATATGCGAGGAAGTAGCAGTTATGTGGGCGGATTTATCGGAAGGATGTCAGGAACTGCTAAAATCGAGGAAAGCTATCACAATGGACATGTTCAAGGAAGTACAAGTCTAGGAACTGCTGGGTTCATTGGTATGACCGAAGGCAATGGCGCACTTGGTATCGTGGATAGTTATAGCATCGGCTCCTCCAATAGCAATGGTGTGATCGGGATCAATCAATTAACGGATCGAGTGACACTCAGCCAACTATTTGTTGCAGGGTTTACAGGGGGACAACCCATTACCTCAGATACGATGGGTATCACTACGACCAATGTGTATTATGATTCCAGTACAACGAACAAATCAACTACGACTGGAGTAGGTGAAGCGAAAACTACGCTAGAGTTGATTGAGTCAACAACTATTGCGCTAGGTTTCGGGAGTCGTTGGCGAACCGACTTTTCAGTGGCTCAACGCACGAATAAAACTTATCCATACTTGAGTTGGCAGACCCAAAATACGCAACCATCTATGTTTTTTGACAGCATCGATCCAATGGTCGATCGTCAAGTAACGGGTAATCAAGTGTCGGTAACGTTAGATCTACAAAACGAGCCATTGAAACTATTCAATCCATATAGTTCTGGCTTAGCTGGTGAAGCGACAGCAGGAACCTTCACTTTCAATCGTGGATCTATTGCAAGAGTGTCGATTGGTGTCATCAATCAGCAAGGAGTCGTGGGCTTTACCGCACGGCGAATGAGTTTGACACTGGCCCGTGATCCCTTGGCAGGGAGTGCAGCTGATCCAAACGCTGACCAAACGAATTTTATCGAAGGGGAAACAACAATGATTCAGGCAGCTGAAGCAAATACAGGGTATCGTTTTGTTGGATTTAGCGTGACAGGCACAGGAAGTACAGTGACAAATGTTGATCAAAAAAATCGAACGGCTACTTTCACGATGGGGACAGAAGATGCAACAGTGACAGCAAATTATGTGCAAACGGTCATTCGTACATCAGAAGATCTAAGTCGCTTTTTGAATAGTCAAGCACCTTTTGATCCAGACGATGAAAACTATTCGATTGAACCAGAAGATGGGATAGCAATCGATATGGCAAATGCAGGTACTTTTTCTGGCAGACAAGGATACGGAGGGAAATTGATCGGTAATCATGCGGTCATCAAGAATTTGACTTTGACTAGTGGAGAAATAGACTTAGCCTTTATTCGCTCAGTCGGGAATGATTCTTTACGAATTGAGAATCTGACATTTGAAAACTTGAGAGTGACGAATACTAGAGAACAGTCATATACCAACTATACAGCCGGGGTGATTGCTCAAATCGGTACAGGAAATATTGTTGAACTTGAGAATATCAGGATGGACAGTAACAGTAGCATTGTTTCAAACCAGTCAAATGGAAGTGGAGCTTTTATTGGAGAAAACAATGGACAACTAACGATTACGAATAGCCAAGCATCAAGTAATCTTCACTCGAATACTTCGAACGGTCTATTAGGTGGTCTCGTCGGTCGCACGACGGGCGTGCTTACCATAAATCACGCTAGTTCAAAAGTGAATTTTACTGGTGGTAATAATTATACCTTGAATCTAGGCGGGCTGGTCGGTGAAGTATCTGGTACAGTTACGATCATCGATACACATAGTGAAACTCGCTCGACAGTTAATTCTTTAACTGCTAGCTATCGTGGAGGATTGATTGGCTATGTGACAGAAAATGGTCAAGTGCAGATTGAGCGAAGTATCAATTCGAGTGATTTACGAAGTGGAAATAGTTATGCTGGCGGATTTGTTGGTCGTTTAGCAGGAAATGTAACGATCAATGAGAGTTATCACAATGGCTATATCCTTGGGAATGTTACTAGTGGATCTGGTGGTTTTGTCGGAAAGATCGAAGGCAATGCTCAGTTAGTGATGACCGACAATTATAGTGTTGGTTCATCAAATGCACAAGGGGTGATCGGAGCGATAAGTGCAACTGCTACCGCAAAGCTTACGAATTTATTCGTCGCAGGATTTACTGCTGGAGAACCAATTTCGAATACTACCACAGGAATTACAGCAAGCAATGTATATTTTGATGCAACCACTACAAGAAAAACGACGACAAATGGTGCGGGGGAAGCAAGTAGCACCATAGGGCTGATTGATACAGCTATAACTGAACTTGGGTTTGGTGAAAAGTGGTTCACAGGTTTTGCTTTGGGGAGCAATGCCAATCGAACTTATCCGTACTTGAGGTGGCAGACGAATGGAGCGCAAACAGCCGAGTTCTTCCACTCGATCCAACCAGAAGTAGATACAGCTGTCTCAACCAACCAAGTAACAGTAACTTTAGATCTTGCAGGACAACCTGTTCGCTTATTCAATCCATATCAAGCGGACTTGGCAGGAGAGATCACATCAGGTACATTCCAGATCAATCGGAATAATGCCGAACGCTTTTCAATCGGGGTCATCAATGAACAAGGCATCATTGGTTTTACTGGTATCGGAAATTATACAGATATCCAGCCAAAGAACCAAGTTTTGAACTATGGATATGGAGAAACGGATTATCAGGCAAAAGACTTTGTCACAGTCTTCAAAGATCAAACTGAAACAGAGGATTATGATGCACGTTTTGTAAGTTTCCCTGATTCACTGAATGGTCAAGCTGCACGTGTAGAGGTTTCAAAAAATGGCACAGTATTAGCTACGATCGATGTTCCTGTCACTTATCAGTTTGGTCATTCGCTAAATGTAAGAGGCATTAGTTTTCAAGGAACAGACCTACGAGCAGCAACTTTAAGCTTGAACAGTGATCAAACACAAATTGTTGCGACCTATAATAGTGCATTAGCTGGAACTTCGGTTCATCCCTATTTTGGAGATGATATGTATTATCAAATCAGGCACTATAACCAAGCAACTGTTTCTAGTGGTCCAATGAATGCACAAACGCCAGATTTCGATTTTTCTGTAAATGGCAATCAAAGGTTAGACACATTGAATGGTTTTGGAACAAATCGAAGACTATCAGTTACGAAAGGCGATATCGTGGAAATTTTCCATGCAGAAGCCAATGGCAGACTGGACAACTTCCAAGATAATGTGGTGCAGTCAAGGATATCGGATAATCGAAGTCGTTATCAAATCACTGCGAAGGGGTTTGAACGAATAAACATCGATCGTTTAAATCCAAGGGAACAAAAAACAGTGTTAGGAATGTCTCGTGAAGATATGGATCGTCAAGTTGGGCGATATTTAGATATCAGTCAATATCCAACCTTGAAAATTGAAGGTTTCACTCAATATCCTGATACGTCAAAAGAAGGAGCGACGATTGGTAAGATCGTTGTCAGCGAGTCATTGGTTAATGGTGAAACAGCCACATGGGAATATACCGTTCCTTTTGTGGTGGAAAGTGATCCAGCGATCCATGTAACGTTACCGGTTCGGATGGCTTTTGATGTCTTAGACGATCAAGTGACTAGTGATGATTACGAGGTGGTCAATCATTCGACAACGACAGAACTGACAGTTTCCTTCCATACCAAAAACGATGTGGAATTAGCAAGTACTTCAAATATTGTCTTTTTAGATTCATCAGAACAAGAGACGACGAGCGAATCGATGTTTTTATATTTACAACGAATCGGTGCGGCACCATCTGAAAAGCCGTTAGTTGGACAAGCAAGTACTTTTGCTGGTACTCAATGGGCGGAATCAGTGCCGTCAGATTCCCGAATGTCGCTTGGTTTTACAGGAAAATATTTTGGGGATACCACACAAAATAATAAAGTAACAGGCAAGTTAAATTTACACCTTGCTGCGAAGATAAATTGA
- a CDS encoding helix-turn-helix domain-containing protein yields MENLPITLQLDNQFKRQYQILNLVHKNKTNQLTLNDLSLNLEKSKPTLKKDIEEINHALNEQCVSLKIDHKGLLSFHYKKVMTIDSMITLLAKRTITYQIMDLLLHNVTYSTDELADALMVSRSTIFKTIRHMNNILKEFSVTITTGPLSLSGREEDIRFCFFAFYSSFGDSTIIDSDSEIDAQYLVDEGHKRDHAFLHFSHFRAALWLSIAKARWKCKKLCNLNRSIKVLIKSSKGFSSLEPLLQDYYLSRSNETLSLNETMWLYLVSLHCISYTRQSNLDDGRSYAFYREESPGVIEAIQRFLATVFPEHMIKDGTLEKMEAYLVNARLLSKMSHTYELHSPTMVTQMKVRYSELYQVWLEKLTILKNNPLFGFVHIDYLAAALTTFHASLLMKQSYRPLRILFTIQGPPSLDDYILNEIETLFMQRSTVEFQIEHAVTKESIETYQADLVVCNYDLHLIDEQVCRIHRISNVPTIADWRLLMETITYLSLPAYSETN; encoded by the coding sequence ATGGAAAATTTACCCATCACCTTACAACTTGATAATCAGTTTAAACGACAATATCAAATTTTAAATTTAGTACATAAAAATAAAACCAACCAGTTAACGCTCAATGATCTTTCTCTTAACTTAGAGAAGTCAAAACCAACACTAAAAAAAGACATCGAGGAAATCAACCATGCGCTGAATGAGCAGTGCGTTTCACTAAAGATTGATCACAAAGGACTACTATCGTTTCACTACAAAAAGGTAATGACGATCGATTCAATGATCACCTTATTAGCTAAAAGGACCATCACCTACCAGATCATGGATCTATTGCTTCATAATGTAACTTACTCAACCGATGAATTAGCCGATGCCTTGATGGTCTCTAGAAGTACAATTTTTAAAACGATCCGTCATATGAATAATATCTTGAAGGAATTCAGTGTGACGATCACCACTGGACCATTGAGTTTATCAGGTAGAGAAGAAGATATTCGTTTTTGTTTTTTTGCCTTTTACTCAAGTTTTGGCGATAGTACGATCATTGATTCAGATAGTGAAATCGATGCACAGTATTTAGTCGACGAAGGCCATAAAAGAGATCATGCCTTTTTACATTTTAGCCATTTTCGTGCCGCTTTATGGCTGTCGATTGCAAAAGCACGTTGGAAGTGTAAAAAACTTTGCAACTTAAATCGAAGTATCAAAGTGTTGATCAAAAGCAGCAAAGGCTTCTCTTCACTTGAGCCATTATTACAGGATTACTATCTTTCACGCTCCAATGAAACACTCTCATTAAATGAAACGATGTGGTTATACTTGGTCTCACTTCATTGTATTTCCTACACACGACAAAGTAATTTGGACGATGGTCGCTCCTATGCATTTTATCGAGAAGAAAGCCCGGGTGTCATCGAAGCGATCCAACGTTTTCTAGCGACTGTTTTCCCGGAACACATGATCAAAGACGGGACACTAGAAAAAATGGAAGCTTACTTGGTCAATGCGCGTTTACTTTCTAAAATGAGCCATACTTATGAATTACATTCACCCACGATGGTGACACAAATGAAGGTACGTTATTCTGAGCTCTACCAAGTATGGCTTGAAAAACTGACGATTCTAAAAAATAACCCATTATTTGGTTTTGTTCATATCGACTATCTTGCAGCTGCGTTGACAACGTTTCATGCTTCGCTGTTGATGAAGCAGTCGTATCGCCCTTTACGCATTTTGTTTACGATCCAAGGACCGCCATCTTTAGATGATTATATCCTGAATGAGATCGAGACACTTTTTATGCAACGGTCAACGGTCGAATTTCAAATTGAACATGCTGTCACAAAAGAATCGATCGAAACCTACCAAGCTGATCTCGTAGTTTGTAATTACGATCTTCATTTGATTGATGAACAGGTTTGTCGCATCCATCGAATCTCCAATGTACCGACGATAGCGGATTGGCGTCTTTTAATGGAGACGATCACTTATTTGTCTTTGCCTGCGTATTCAGAAACTAACTAA
- a CDS encoding zinc-dependent alcohol dehydrogenase family protein — MKNHCLIYRAFGLPQEVVQLAEQPLSLRQGEVLVKMLVAPINPSDLIPIHGSYAHRINLPQIAGYEGVGKVIQVTDPQDEQMIGQYVLPLRGEGTWQTYHTVPKSELVIVPSSVDLLTAAQMYINPVTAWLICTKELNLNKGDHILLNAGNSSISRIFIQLSKILSFKVIVIVRHEKYKEELTELGADLVVLWDEETTLPQILAYTKGKGVRAAIDQVGGKSGETMARAIQPYGKFVAIGLLSGQQVDWAFIQTLPIQAKVYHLRHWADSVSNEEWQKQFQQLFRLVEEGQLNLLTTAPVYPISEYRQALVEAEKKKRKIFLNFNVPLEG; from the coding sequence ATGAAAAATCACTGTCTGATTTACCGAGCGTTTGGCTTGCCACAAGAGGTTGTGCAACTAGCAGAGCAACCACTCTCTTTAAGACAAGGAGAAGTCTTGGTCAAAATGTTAGTGGCTCCAATCAATCCTTCTGATTTGATTCCAATCCACGGCTCCTATGCACATCGCATCAACTTGCCACAAATTGCTGGGTATGAAGGTGTCGGGAAAGTGATCCAAGTCACTGATCCTCAGGATGAACAAATGATAGGACAATACGTTTTACCTCTACGAGGGGAAGGAACTTGGCAAACCTATCACACAGTACCCAAGAGTGAATTAGTTATTGTTCCCTCTTCGGTCGATCTTTTGACAGCTGCCCAGATGTACATCAATCCTGTAACCGCCTGGTTGATCTGTACAAAAGAATTGAACCTGAATAAAGGAGATCATATTTTGCTCAACGCAGGAAATTCTTCCATTAGTAGAATTTTTATCCAATTGAGTAAAATTTTATCATTTAAAGTCATTGTAATCGTTCGCCACGAAAAATATAAAGAAGAGTTAACTGAACTAGGAGCAGATTTGGTCGTTCTTTGGGATGAAGAAACAACGTTGCCGCAAATTTTAGCATATACAAAGGGGAAAGGCGTAAGGGCGGCGATTGATCAAGTAGGTGGGAAAAGCGGTGAAACCATGGCGCGAGCGATTCAACCGTATGGGAAGTTCGTTGCGATCGGGTTACTCTCTGGTCAACAAGTTGATTGGGCGTTTATCCAAACATTGCCGATCCAAGCTAAAGTCTATCATCTAAGGCATTGGGCGGATTCGGTTTCCAATGAAGAATGGCAAAAACAATTTCAACAACTATTCCGTTTGGTTGAAGAGGGACAATTGAATCTACTAACTACCGCTCCCGTATATCCAATTTCTGAGTATCGCCAGGCTTTAGTAGAAGCAGAAAAGAAAAAAAGGAAAATATTTTTAAATTTCAATGTTCCATTAGAGGGCTGA